A stretch of the Snodgrassella alvi genome encodes the following:
- the rpsD gene encoding 30S ribosomal protein S4, translated as MARYTGPKCKLARREGTDLFLKSARRSLDSKCKLDSAPGQHGAKKPRLSGYGLQLREKQKIRRIYGVLERQFRRYFAEAARRKGSTGELLLQLLESRLDNVVYRMGFGSTRAEARQLVSHKAITVNGQVVNIPSFQVKAGDVVAVREKAKKQVRIQEAFSLASQIGLPSWVSVEEGKLEGVFKNMPDRTELSGDINEQLVVEFYSK; from the coding sequence ATGGCACGTTATACCGGCCCGAAATGTAAATTAGCCCGTCGTGAGGGTACTGATCTTTTTCTGAAGAGTGCTCGTCGCTCTCTGGATTCTAAATGTAAGCTGGATTCTGCTCCAGGTCAGCACGGTGCGAAAAAACCTCGCCTGTCTGGCTATGGATTGCAATTGCGTGAAAAACAAAAAATTCGTCGTATTTACGGCGTTTTGGAACGTCAGTTCCGCCGTTATTTTGCTGAAGCAGCCCGTCGTAAAGGTTCGACTGGTGAATTGCTGCTTCAGTTGTTGGAATCTCGTTTAGACAACGTGGTATACCGCATGGGTTTTGGTTCTACACGTGCTGAAGCCCGTCAGTTGGTATCTCACAAAGCCATTACCGTGAACGGCCAAGTTGTCAATATCCCTTCTTTTCAAGTAAAAGCTGGTGATGTAGTTGCTGTTCGCGAAAAAGCCAAAAAACAGGTGCGTATTCAAGAAGCTTTCAGTCTGGCCAGTCAGATCGGCTTACCAAGCTGGGTTTCTGTTGAAGAAGGCAAACTGGAAGGTGTTTTCAAAAACATGCCAGATCGCACTGAATTGAGTGGCGATATTAATGAACAGCTGGTGGTAGAGTTTTACTCTAAATAA
- the rpsK gene encoding 30S ribosomal protein S11, producing the protein MAKANTARVRKKVRKSVSEGIVHVHASFNNTIITITDRQGNALSWATSGGAGFKGSRKSTPFAAQVAAEAAGKVAQEYGVKNLEVRIKGPGPGRESSVRALNALGFKITSITDVTPLPHNGCRPPKKRRI; encoded by the coding sequence ATGGCTAAAGCAAACACAGCTCGTGTGCGCAAGAAAGTACGTAAATCCGTAAGTGAAGGTATTGTGCATGTACATGCATCTTTCAATAATACCATCATTACTATCACTGACCGTCAGGGCAATGCATTATCTTGGGCTACCTCTGGCGGTGCTGGTTTTAAAGGTTCACGTAAAAGCACACCATTTGCCGCTCAGGTTGCGGCTGAAGCAGCTGGCAAAGTTGCCCAAGAGTATGGCGTAAAAAATCTGGAAGTTCGTATAAAGGGGCCGGGTCCTGGTCGCGAATCTTCTGTACGTGCGCTCAACGCTCTTGGTTTCAAGATTACCAGTATTACAGACGTTACTCCATTGCCACACAATGGTTGTCGGCCACCTAAAAAACGTCGTATCTAA
- the rpsM gene encoding 30S ribosomal protein S13: MARIAGVNIPNNAHIVIGLQAIYGIGSSRAKLVCEAAGVVPSTKVKDLDEAQLDALREQIAKYHVEGDLRREVTMNIKRLMDMGCYRGLRHRRGLPCRGQRTRTNARTRKGPRKAIAGKK; this comes from the coding sequence ATGGCTCGTATTGCAGGGGTGAATATCCCTAACAATGCCCATATCGTAATTGGCCTTCAGGCTATTTATGGTATTGGTTCGTCTCGCGCTAAACTGGTTTGCGAAGCTGCCGGCGTTGTGCCGAGCACTAAAGTTAAAGATTTGGACGAGGCTCAACTTGATGCTTTACGTGAACAAATTGCCAAATACCATGTAGAAGGTGATTTGCGTCGTGAAGTAACCATGAACATCAAACGATTGATGGATATGGGCTGCTATCGTGGTCTGCGTCATCGTCGTGGTTTGCCTTGCCGTGGTCAGCGTACCCGTACCAATGCGCGTACTCGTAAAGGTCCGCGTAAAGCGATTGCAGGCAAGAAATAA
- the rpmJ gene encoding 50S ribosomal protein L36 codes for MRVQPSVKKICRNCKIIRRNRVVRVICTDPRHKQRQG; via the coding sequence ATGCGCGTTCAGCCGTCGGTAAAGAAAATTTGCCGCAATTGTAAAATCATCCGTCGCAACCGCGTTGTACGTGTGATTTGTACCGACCCTCGTCACAAACAACGTCAAGGCTAA